A single genomic interval of Halichondria panicea chromosome 2, odHalPani1.1, whole genome shotgun sequence harbors:
- the LOC135331198 gene encoding 26S proteasome complex subunit SEM1-like codes for MSTSTSFSSKVKDSVSLSKPTKTEQSLFEEDDDFEEFPAEDWDEREEDGTDKQLWEDNWDDDNVEDDFSCQLRAELERLGQKVSQPEPMKT; via the exons ATGTCTACGTCTACATCTTTCTCCAGCAAAGTCAAGGACAGTGTCAGCTTATCTAAGCCCACGAAGACCGAGCAAAGCTTGTTTGAAGAAGATGATGACTTTGAAGAGTTTCCAGCAGAAG ATTGGGATGAAAGAGAGGAAGATGGCACAGACAAGCAACTTTGGGAGGACAACTGGGATGATGACAATGTAGAAGATGATTTCTCATGTCAATTGAG GGCAGAGCTAGAAAGGCTGGGACAGAAAGTTTCACAACCAGAACCAATGAAAACCTGA
- the LOC135331192 gene encoding uncharacterized protein LOC135331192 translates to MSNSMLTDTVGLATPLGKEASQTKEYHSIEVHKAPLKNRCCKNVMSYRQKATIAEHLVYFCALSTASYFGVVTRIYLGELSQWNGVPLFHSLYPEIVGTAIMGFVGSHKNLLEDNHKAVYQAIATGLCGSITTFSSWNLEATNVLLQIDIYPIDNVARVIAWLTIILIGFGMPVAALYFGKHLARLSPWNDHKLPPADTNTATKKVEGVVFVIVWLVFTVVGIVVPYVVNRYDLLFSIVLSALGTYIRWQLSPLNKAFEHFRLGTFIVNIFGSWVLAAVAVSIKHLGTNEQDVAHQFLIGLGTGFCGCLTTVSTFAVELTILPLKDTYTYALCSIFLAQVGLIVVTGTYHWVNAS, encoded by the coding sequence ATGAGCAATTCTATGCTAACTGATACTGTTGGATTAGCAACACCTCTTGGTAAAGAAGCTTCTCAGACGAAAGAATATCACTCAATTGAAGTGCATAAAGCACCATTGAAGAATAGATGCTGCAAAAATGTCATGTCGTATCGACAAAAAGCAACTATAGCTGAGCATCTAGTATACTTTTGTGCGCTGTCAACAGCATCCTACTTTGGAGTTGTGACTAGAATTTATTTGGGTGAGCTATCCCAGTGGAATGGAGTACCCTTATTCCATTCTCTCTATCCTGAAATTGTCGGTACAGCTATAATGGGATTTGTAGGATCTCATAAGAACCTTCTTGAGGATAATCACAAAGCAGTGTATCAGGCAATTGCCACGGGACTGTGTGGATCAATCACAACATTTTCCTCATGGAATTTAGAAGCAACAAATGTACTACTGCAAATTGACATATACCCAATTGATAATGTTGCTCGTGTTATCGCTTGGTTAACCATAATTCTTATTGGGTTTGGTATGCCAGTTGCAGCTTTGTACTTTGGAAAGCATCTTGCTCGATTGTCTCCATGGAATGATCATAAGCTGCCTCCAGCAGATACGAACACAGCTACAAAGAAGGTAGAAGGTGTTGTGTTTGTAATTGTGTGGTTAGTATTCACTGTTGTAGGTATAGTTGTCCCCTATGTGGTGAACAGATATGATCTACTCTTCAGTATCGTGCTTTCAGCATTGGGAACGTACATTCGATGGCAACTATCACCGTTAAACAAGGCATTTGAACATTTTCGTCTTGGTACATTCATTGTTAACATTTTCGGATCATGGGTTCTAGCTGCAGTTGCTGTTTCTATAAAGCATCTTGGAACAAATGAGCAAGATGTTGCACACCAGTTTTTAATTGGGCTTGGAACCGGATTTTGTGGCTGTTTAACAACTGTATCAACTTTTGCTGTTGAACTGACCATTCTGCCACTCAAAGATACCTACACATACGCTTTGTGTTCTATCTTCTTGGCACAAGTGGGATTAATAGTTGTCACAGGAACATATCACTGGGTAAATGCTAGTTAG